A genomic region of Vitreimonas flagellata contains the following coding sequences:
- a CDS encoding methylated-DNA--[protein]-cysteine S-methyltransferase, with translation MISTIYDSVVGPLTLISNGKALVHLEFENPRFAYNPAPAGKDKILDEARRQLDKYFAGKLREFDLPLAPQGTEFQKRVWKALLTIPYGATRSYGQQAAAIGQPNASRAVGLANGRNPISIIVPCHRVIGSNGSLTGYGGGMDRKKFLLDLEQGERLIR, from the coding sequence ATGATCTCGACTATCTACGACAGCGTCGTCGGTCCACTCACCTTGATCTCGAACGGCAAAGCGCTCGTGCATCTCGAGTTCGAGAACCCGCGCTTTGCGTACAATCCAGCGCCCGCTGGTAAGGACAAGATCCTCGATGAGGCGCGCCGCCAACTCGACAAATATTTCGCGGGCAAGCTGCGTGAGTTCGATCTGCCGCTCGCGCCGCAAGGCACGGAGTTTCAGAAGCGCGTCTGGAAAGCGCTGCTGACGATTCCGTACGGGGCGACGCGCAGCTACGGCCAGCAAGCGGCCGCGATTGGTCAGCCCAACGCCTCGCGCGCCGTCGGGCTCGCCAATGGCCGCAACCCAATCTCCATCATTGTGCCGTGCCACCGCGTCATCGGCTCCAACGGCAGCCTCACCGGCTATGGCGGCGGGATGGATCGGAAGAAATTCCTGCTCGATCTGGAGCAGGGCGAGCGGCTCATCCGGTGA